A genomic region of Planococcus kocurii contains the following coding sequences:
- a CDS encoding dipeptidase produces the protein MNIQAVDQYFKDNRETHLDELKTFLRIPSVSSLSEHKADMHKAAEWLVTAMEHVGLENVKIDQTDGHPVVYADWLHAEGKPTVLVYGHYDVQPVDPLHLWESAPFEPQVRDNKLFARGASDDKGQVFMHVKAVEALLKLNDELPVNIKFIIEGEEEIGSPNLPKYVEENQELLKADIIVISDTGMQGHGRPAVCYGLRGLAGIQIDVKGPKGDLHSGLYGGAVQNPLHAIVEILQSFRDKEGLIQVDGFYDDVIEVSDKEREEFAALEFDLEHEKQEIGISEDFGEVGYSFVERTWIRPTLEVNGITGGFSGEGIKTVLPAEASTKITCRLVPNQDPDDIVAKLKAHVESHKPAGVTVEITEFDKGKPFLTPFDHPAIQAAGRSYEKVYGVPTAFTRMGGSIPIVAAFDEILGLPVVLMGFGLASENFHAPNEHFHLENFDKGLRVISDYLFEAAKLN, from the coding sequence ATGAACATTCAAGCTGTAGACCAATACTTTAAAGACAACCGGGAAACACATTTAGACGAATTAAAAACGTTTTTACGCATTCCTTCAGTAAGTTCTTTATCTGAACACAAAGCCGATATGCACAAAGCTGCAGAATGGCTGGTCACTGCGATGGAACATGTAGGTTTGGAAAATGTTAAAATCGACCAAACTGATGGACATCCTGTTGTTTATGCAGACTGGCTTCATGCAGAAGGCAAACCCACTGTACTCGTATACGGCCATTACGATGTGCAGCCAGTAGACCCTCTACACCTTTGGGAATCAGCTCCTTTTGAGCCACAAGTGCGCGATAACAAATTGTTTGCTCGCGGTGCAAGTGACGACAAAGGACAAGTTTTTATGCACGTCAAAGCCGTGGAAGCTTTACTCAAGTTAAACGATGAATTGCCAGTGAACATTAAATTCATTATCGAAGGTGAAGAAGAAATCGGCAGTCCGAATCTTCCGAAATACGTCGAAGAAAACCAAGAATTATTAAAGGCGGATATCATCGTCATTTCCGATACAGGCATGCAAGGACATGGGCGTCCTGCTGTATGCTATGGTTTGCGCGGACTTGCTGGTATTCAAATTGATGTCAAAGGACCAAAAGGCGATTTGCATTCTGGTCTTTACGGCGGCGCAGTCCAAAACCCATTGCATGCTATTGTGGAAATCTTACAATCGTTCCGCGACAAAGAAGGCTTAATTCAAGTAGACGGTTTTTATGACGACGTTATCGAAGTATCAGACAAAGAGCGCGAAGAATTTGCCGCACTTGAATTTGATCTTGAACACGAAAAACAGGAAATTGGTATTTCGGAGGACTTTGGTGAGGTAGGCTATTCTTTTGTTGAGCGCACCTGGATTCGCCCGACACTTGAAGTAAACGGCATTACTGGGGGCTTCTCAGGTGAAGGCATCAAAACTGTGCTTCCTGCTGAAGCTAGCACAAAAATTACCTGTCGCTTAGTGCCTAATCAAGACCCAGACGACATCGTAGCGAAACTAAAAGCACATGTTGAATCCCATAAACCTGCCGGCGTAACTGTTGAAATTACGGAGTTTGATAAAGGAAAACCTTTCTTGACACCGTTCGATCACCCTGCCATTCAAGCAGCCGGACGTTCTTACGAGAAAGTTTACGGAGTGCCAACTGCCTTTACACGGATGGGCGGATCGATTCCAATTGTTGCTGCATTCGACGAAATTCTTGGCTTGCCTGTTGTCTTAATGGGCTTCGGACTGGCATCTGAAAATTTTCATGCACCCAATGAACATTTCCATTTGGAGAACTTTGATAAAGGACTTCGCGTCATTAGCGACTACCTTTTCGAAGCAGCCAAGCTAAATTAA
- a CDS encoding cation:proton antiporter, whose product MLIIFLGVLSQWIAWRLQLPAIVLMSIAGLLVGPIFEVIHPAESFGELFNPFISLAVAIILFEGSLNLNFKEIRNFSKPILRIVTLGAFIAWIAGSLAAHYIAGLSFGVAFVIGGLFIVTGPTVILPMLRQAKLKSRPAAILKWEGIVVDPFGALLALFAFQFVLFAIGDETAAAFGLFFLASLFAVALGAGAGWLMGMMFEKGQVPEFLKAPMVFGVVLLVFVVSDIVMHETGLLAVTAMGMIMANMNIASINDMRHFKENISVLLISSIFVMLTASLSLEVLIGIFNWQVISFVLAMLFIVRPLSIWLSTIGTDLTIQEKTLVGWIAPRGIVALTVSGYFAGVLLEAGFADAELLTALTFALVFSTVIVHGFTIGWVGKKLGLATADDPGVIIIGASRFATKLGKVLADLEKSVLIIDSSWGRLQEARQMGLKTYAGEILSEHTDYEVDLTPYETMVVATGTDSYNALVVNNFVPEMGRANLYQTAIHEGDPGDFHSSLSGRTLFGEEWNIHELEIKAEAGYTMRKTQLSEQFTYEDFKTKWSNDTIPLFVQYAQGKIEFFAENNKLEPKAGDTIVSFTASSPESERTQERLESKRSKNGTQTKE is encoded by the coding sequence ATGCTTATTATTTTTCTGGGAGTGCTTTCCCAATGGATCGCTTGGCGTCTTCAGCTTCCTGCTATTGTACTGATGTCAATTGCGGGGCTTCTCGTAGGCCCGATTTTTGAAGTGATTCACCCTGCAGAGAGTTTTGGAGAATTGTTTAATCCGTTTATTTCGTTAGCGGTTGCCATTATCTTATTTGAAGGCAGTTTGAATTTAAATTTTAAAGAAATTCGTAACTTTAGCAAACCCATTTTACGAATCGTTACACTTGGTGCTTTTATCGCCTGGATTGCAGGATCTCTCGCAGCCCATTATATAGCTGGGCTATCGTTTGGTGTAGCGTTTGTTATTGGTGGCTTATTCATCGTTACCGGACCTACGGTTATTTTACCGATGTTGCGGCAGGCTAAGTTAAAATCACGTCCTGCAGCTATCTTGAAATGGGAAGGAATTGTAGTGGATCCTTTTGGTGCGCTGCTCGCTTTGTTTGCGTTTCAATTTGTGTTATTTGCCATTGGTGATGAGACTGCAGCTGCGTTTGGCTTATTTTTCTTGGCATCATTGTTTGCTGTTGCACTCGGTGCTGGAGCAGGATGGCTAATGGGAATGATGTTCGAAAAAGGACAAGTTCCAGAATTCCTCAAAGCTCCGATGGTATTTGGTGTAGTGTTATTGGTTTTCGTTGTGTCAGACATTGTAATGCACGAAACAGGACTACTAGCAGTTACAGCAATGGGAATGATTATGGCCAACATGAACATTGCGTCTATTAACGATATGCGTCATTTTAAAGAAAATATTTCTGTCTTGTTGATTTCTAGTATTTTCGTCATGCTCACGGCTTCGCTTAGCTTAGAGGTCTTGATCGGTATCTTTAATTGGCAAGTGATTTCCTTTGTATTGGCAATGCTGTTTATCGTTCGACCTTTATCCATCTGGTTGTCGACCATTGGGACGGACTTGACGATTCAAGAAAAAACGCTGGTTGGCTGGATCGCACCACGTGGCATTGTCGCATTGACCGTCTCGGGGTATTTTGCAGGCGTCTTGCTGGAAGCTGGTTTTGCGGATGCGGAGTTGTTGACCGCTTTAACATTTGCACTGGTCTTTTCTACTGTGATTGTCCACGGCTTTACGATTGGCTGGGTTGGCAAAAAGCTTGGACTTGCGACAGCTGACGATCCAGGGGTCATTATTATCGGTGCTAGCCGGTTCGCGACAAAACTCGGCAAAGTATTAGCGGATCTTGAAAAAAGCGTTTTGATTATAGATTCCTCTTGGGGTCGTTTGCAAGAAGCTCGTCAAATGGGACTAAAGACGTATGCCGGTGAAATTCTATCGGAACATACCGATTACGAAGTTGATTTAACGCCGTATGAAACGATGGTGGTTGCGACTGGAACTGATTCGTATAACGCGCTCGTCGTTAATAATTTTGTTCCAGAAATGGGCCGTGCAAATCTTTACCAGACAGCGATTCACGAAGGCGACCCAGGCGATTTTCATTCCTCATTGAGTGGTCGAACATTATTTGGAGAAGAATGGAACATCCATGAGTTGGAAATAAAAGCAGAAGCAGGCTACACGATGCGCAAAACGCAATTGTCGGAGCAGTTTACTTATGAAGATTTCAAGACAAAATGGTCTAACGATACCATTCCTTTGTTTGTTCAATACGCCCAAGGCAAAATTGAGTTTTTTGCAGAGAACAACAAACTTGAGCCAAAAGCTGGAGACACCATCGTCAGCTTTACTGCATCTTCTCCCGAATCTGAGCGAACGCAGGAACGTTTAGAAAGCAAACGTTCGAAAAACGGAACTCAGACTAAAGAATGA
- a CDS encoding NADPH-dependent FMN reductase translates to MKVLLVDGTIIGSKTGAILEQIQVYINETNPEIELKLLKLADYDHQFVDGRPLGEYNDSMQEIVRRFEEADGYIIATPIFQGSIPGVLKNTFDMLHPRTMRYKPVSIVANGGTYQHHLVIENQLKPILDYFRCLVTPNYVYTHTSHFDETNTIVSEDVHNRLRELARVFVQYAEMSKHLSKETLDNH, encoded by the coding sequence ATGAAAGTTTTATTAGTAGACGGCACGATCATCGGTAGCAAGACCGGTGCCATTCTGGAACAAATTCAAGTTTATATTAATGAAACCAATCCTGAAATTGAGTTAAAATTGTTAAAGCTAGCTGACTATGACCATCAGTTTGTTGATGGGCGTCCGCTTGGCGAATACAATGACAGCATGCAAGAAATCGTTCGTCGCTTTGAAGAAGCAGATGGCTATATCATCGCAACACCGATTTTCCAAGGATCTATTCCGGGTGTGTTGAAAAATACATTTGATATGCTTCACCCACGCACGATGCGTTACAAACCAGTATCGATCGTCGCAAACGGTGGAACGTATCAGCATCACTTGGTCATCGAAAATCAGTTAAAGCCGATTCTTGATTACTTCCGCTGTCTTGTAACGCCGAACTATGTGTACACACACACGAGTCACTTTGATGAGACGAATACGATTGTGAGTGAAGACGTTCACAACCGTTTGCGTGAATTGGCCCGTGTCTTTGTGCAATATGCTGAAATGAGCAAGCATTTGTCGAAAGAAACATTGGATAATCATTAA
- a CDS encoding phospholipase D family protein — translation MKKRTFKSGSKRKRIIMRSLGVLAFLYIAVIAWQTFKPLPEGVSTAGDLHKVDQVEMIYDLSYAQDKEGTETESELQIFNEIYAMIDQAEEFIVIDLFLFDNYNDQKTDFPAVAETLTDHLLDKKEKNPNLPIYFITDPLNYGYGSYDSQFLDTLETEGVEVIVTDLDKLRDSTPLYSGFYRIIFQWFDNSGKGWIPNGMSSDAPDLTASSYLEMMNIKANHRKAVITEKEAIISSANPHNASGLHSNMAFKVSGPIINDILAAEEAVSRFSGGPDFPRIKATEQQGQYEVQYLTERKVLDALLSDIEQTKKGDSIQLAMFYISETSVVNALMDAANRGVDVHLILDANENAFGTEKTGLPNRPVVNEMLAESDDHLQVRWYNAVVGQFHTKSIMIQRQDETVVMGGSTNYTERAFNDYNLESTLRIEAPNDSELTTEMTQYFDRLWSNEDALYTLDVEEYQDDFSFWQRGIYGFQKLFKLTTY, via the coding sequence ATGAAAAAGAGAACGTTTAAAAGTGGGAGCAAAAGAAAAAGAATTATTATGAGAAGTCTCGGTGTTCTGGCGTTCCTTTATATCGCAGTTATCGCTTGGCAGACATTTAAGCCTTTACCTGAAGGAGTTTCAACTGCAGGTGATCTTCACAAAGTAGACCAAGTTGAAATGATCTATGACTTGTCGTATGCACAAGACAAAGAAGGTACGGAAACAGAAAGTGAACTGCAGATATTCAATGAAATTTACGCAATGATTGATCAAGCAGAAGAATTCATCGTCATAGACCTTTTCCTTTTCGATAATTACAATGACCAAAAAACAGATTTTCCAGCAGTAGCAGAAACTTTAACAGATCACTTATTAGATAAAAAAGAAAAAAATCCGAATCTGCCAATCTATTTTATCACCGATCCATTAAATTACGGTTATGGATCTTATGACAGCCAATTTCTAGATACATTAGAAACTGAAGGCGTTGAAGTCATTGTGACGGATCTGGACAAGCTACGCGATTCCACACCACTTTATTCCGGATTTTACCGTATCATTTTTCAATGGTTCGATAACAGTGGAAAGGGATGGATACCAAACGGCATGTCGAGTGATGCACCTGATTTAACGGCATCTTCTTATCTGGAAATGATGAATATTAAAGCCAATCACAGAAAAGCGGTCATTACCGAAAAAGAAGCAATCATCAGCTCAGCAAACCCTCACAATGCCAGTGGGTTACATAGCAATATGGCTTTCAAAGTCAGTGGTCCGATCATCAATGATATACTAGCAGCTGAAGAAGCCGTGTCCCGGTTTTCAGGCGGACCGGACTTTCCGAGAATCAAAGCAACTGAACAACAAGGTCAATACGAAGTTCAATACCTGACAGAGCGAAAAGTGTTAGATGCGTTACTTTCCGATATTGAACAAACAAAAAAAGGAGACTCGATTCAACTGGCGATGTTCTATATCTCAGAGACGAGTGTGGTCAATGCGTTAATGGATGCGGCTAATCGCGGGGTCGACGTGCACCTGATACTAGATGCCAACGAAAATGCTTTTGGTACCGAAAAAACAGGATTGCCGAACCGACCTGTAGTGAATGAAATGCTTGCCGAATCAGATGACCATTTGCAAGTGCGTTGGTATAATGCAGTCGTCGGCCAGTTTCATACAAAATCTATTATGATTCAAAGGCAAGATGAAACAGTCGTCATGGGCGGCTCAACGAATTATACGGAACGAGCATTCAATGACTACAACCTTGAAAGTACATTACGCATCGAAGCACCGAATGACAGTGAACTGACTACAGAAATGACTCAGTATTTCGATCGGCTATGGAGTAACGAGGATGCGCTTTATACACTCGATGTCGAAGAATATCAAGATGATTTCAGCTTTTGGCAACGTGGAATTTATGGCTTCCAAAAACTGTTTAAGTTAACGACTTATTAA
- a CDS encoding SE1832 family protein produces MNKQELEYAIAELKMDYVSHQGDIEKLETTGHAGMVEKAELRLEKMERQLAELNQKLADL; encoded by the coding sequence GTGAACAAGCAGGAATTGGAATATGCGATTGCTGAACTGAAGATGGATTATGTAAGCCATCAAGGTGATATCGAAAAGCTCGAAACGACTGGACACGCTGGCATGGTGGAGAAAGCAGAACTACGGTTAGAAAAAATGGAACGACAACTTGCGGAATTAAACCAAAAACTCGCGGATCTGTAA
- a CDS encoding CNNM domain-containing protein — MFIALGIFLFMSFFLSGSETALTAVNRMKVHLRAEQGDAKAQKLQKLIAKPDRMITTILIGNNIANIMLPTLVTTIAITRGWEVGVATAILTVILIIFGEVLPKTISATFADKVAYIVFPVISFMVVALLPLTWLLAQFTNIFIRIISKGTVKEATMTKEELRTMVDIASTEGTFEEDESERIKGVLDFPHKDVSDVMSTHRTDTVGISIDSTYEEVRDLILDSSYTRYPVYEESMDNVVGLFYSKKLIEWSMNPNLTLEELMDDNPLFVVQSVSVEKVFKMMMSKKKHMAVILDEYGGTLGIVTHEDIIEEMIGQDIEDETDEDDDELVFEMTDKMLSCHGRLEIEDVNDMFNVEVPNDHDTIAGFVMQQLGHVPEEGEQFTYENLYVEINEMDRNRIVRLTITKIDKEEVSV; from the coding sequence TTGTTTATAGCATTAGGTATCTTTTTATTCATGTCGTTTTTCTTATCGGGAAGCGAAACGGCATTGACCGCAGTAAATAGGATGAAGGTCCATCTTCGCGCAGAGCAGGGTGACGCCAAGGCGCAGAAACTGCAGAAATTGATTGCGAAGCCGGACCGAATGATTACAACAATCTTAATCGGTAATAATATTGCCAATATTATGTTGCCAACGCTGGTAACGACAATCGCTATTACTAGAGGATGGGAAGTCGGAGTTGCCACTGCCATTTTGACGGTCATTTTAATTATTTTTGGAGAAGTGTTACCTAAAACCATTTCAGCTACATTTGCTGATAAAGTGGCTTATATTGTTTTCCCAGTTATCAGTTTTATGGTCGTTGCATTGCTGCCGTTAACTTGGTTGCTGGCGCAATTTACGAATATTTTTATTCGTATCATTTCAAAAGGTACAGTAAAAGAAGCGACTATGACGAAAGAGGAATTGCGAACGATGGTTGATATTGCATCGACAGAAGGCACTTTTGAAGAAGATGAATCCGAACGTATCAAAGGAGTTTTGGATTTCCCTCATAAAGACGTATCAGATGTTATGTCTACTCACCGAACAGATACGGTAGGAATTTCCATTGACTCAACCTATGAAGAAGTTCGCGATCTAATCTTAGATTCGTCTTATACGCGTTATCCTGTTTACGAAGAAAGCATGGATAATGTCGTTGGCTTGTTTTATTCGAAAAAATTGATTGAATGGTCGATGAATCCGAATTTGACCTTAGAAGAATTGATGGACGATAATCCACTGTTCGTCGTCCAATCGGTTAGTGTGGAAAAAGTCTTTAAGATGATGATGTCGAAGAAAAAGCATATGGCTGTTATTTTAGACGAGTACGGTGGCACACTAGGCATCGTTACACACGAAGACATTATCGAAGAAATGATTGGTCAGGATATCGAAGATGAAACAGATGAAGATGATGATGAATTAGTTTTTGAAATGACCGACAAGATGTTGTCTTGTCATGGGCGTCTTGAAATTGAAGACGTCAACGACATGTTCAACGTCGAAGTGCCAAATGATCATGACACCATTGCAGGATTTGTCATGCAGCAACTGGGTCATGTGCCAGAAGAAGGCGAACAGTTTACCTATGAAAATCTTTACGTTGAAATCAACGAAATGGATCGTAACCGGATTGTTCGCTTAACCATTACAAAAATAGATAAAGAAGAAGTCTCAGTCTAA
- a CDS encoding glycerol-3-phosphate acyltransferase: MIVYWLVSYLIGNFLTAWWIGKWKGVDLRQQRSGNLGARNAGAILGKSAFVLTFLGDAGKGALVVWIGFFFNFSIWAIAVAGLAVILGHLFPFWLKYRGGKGIAAFVGVTFCLTPDLFLVMFILFLAFYPWFKSATLSMLASFTGFVAMALLLQVWFVIWPLFIAIIVIVIKHKSDIEKSFNSRFR; encoded by the coding sequence ATGATTGTTTACTGGCTAGTATCCTATTTAATCGGTAATTTCCTAACTGCTTGGTGGATTGGTAAATGGAAAGGCGTTGATTTACGTCAGCAACGCAGCGGTAATCTCGGCGCGCGAAATGCCGGCGCTATTCTCGGAAAATCCGCGTTTGTTTTGACTTTTCTCGGCGATGCTGGAAAAGGCGCGTTGGTTGTCTGGATTGGTTTCTTTTTTAATTTTTCTATTTGGGCAATAGCTGTCGCCGGTTTGGCTGTTATTCTCGGTCACTTGTTTCCTTTTTGGCTCAAGTACCGAGGTGGCAAAGGAATTGCTGCTTTTGTCGGTGTAACTTTTTGTTTAACACCGGATTTATTTTTAGTTATGTTTATTTTATTTTTGGCGTTTTATCCTTGGTTCAAAAGCGCCACCTTATCCATGCTTGCAAGTTTTACCGGGTTTGTAGCAATGGCGTTACTCTTGCAGGTATGGTTTGTCATCTGGCCGCTATTTATAGCGATTATCGTTATTGTAATTAAGCATAAATCAGATATCGAAAAATCATTCAATAGCCGATTCCGCTGA
- a CDS encoding DegV family protein — MKKPIAWIMDTTGFVTEEFKAHPDVYIVPLNIHFGTEEFVDDGIDLTNDELYKRIKEATSFPKTSQPSAGKFAELYDKLKNDYECAIAVHASTKLSGTIASSTAGAEMSDFKIYAIDSLALSYGLSGLIERGLTLEKQGLEAMEIAQRLEKETADFRNYILIGNLSQLYKGGRMSGAQYYLGSLLQIKPIVQLTPDGELKPIDKVRSHKKAIQYLINHAKKDHDEYGVQRFQIMHGHVMKEAESLKQELLKEIPAAAILIGDLSSSLAVHAGEGTVALQWRKPVLSN, encoded by the coding sequence ATGAAAAAGCCGATAGCGTGGATTATGGATACGACTGGCTTTGTAACTGAAGAATTTAAAGCACATCCGGACGTTTATATCGTTCCACTGAATATTCATTTTGGCACAGAAGAGTTTGTTGACGATGGCATTGATTTGACGAACGATGAACTTTATAAACGTATTAAAGAAGCGACCAGTTTCCCAAAAACTTCTCAGCCATCTGCTGGAAAATTCGCGGAGTTGTATGACAAATTAAAAAATGACTATGAATGCGCTATTGCTGTCCATGCTTCGACAAAACTCAGCGGAACCATTGCCTCTTCTACTGCTGGTGCGGAAATGAGTGACTTTAAAATCTATGCCATCGATTCACTAGCGTTATCCTATGGCTTATCTGGCTTGATTGAACGTGGACTTACGCTTGAAAAACAAGGGCTCGAAGCTATGGAAATTGCGCAGCGATTGGAAAAGGAAACAGCGGATTTCCGTAATTATATTTTAATCGGTAATCTGTCCCAACTTTATAAAGGTGGACGAATGAGTGGCGCTCAATATTATTTGGGAAGTTTGTTGCAGATTAAACCGATTGTTCAGCTGACCCCTGATGGTGAATTAAAACCGATTGATAAAGTTCGCTCACATAAAAAAGCCATTCAGTATTTAATAAATCATGCGAAAAAAGATCATGATGAGTATGGTGTTCAACGCTTCCAAATCATGCATGGTCACGTCATGAAAGAGGCTGAAAGTCTAAAACAAGAGCTCCTAAAAGAAATTCCGGCTGCGGCTATTTTAATTGGTGACTTGAGTTCATCACTGGCCGTTCATGCTGGAGAAGGGACAGTTGCTTTGCAATGGCGAAAACCAGTTTTGTCGAATTAG
- a CDS encoding ABC-F family ATP-binding cassette domain-containing protein: MSLLTVENLSHTFGDRTLFNDVSFRLVEGEHVGLVGANGVGKSTMMNILTGKIIHDDGRVEWQPRTHYGYLDQHTQLQPGRSIRQTLQDAFLPLYKKEEELNDVAMQMGDADPERLEELLEQMAEAQDALDAGDFYTLDGKVEEIARGLGLDAIGLDRNVEALSGGQRTKLLLAKLLLEKPKVLLLDEPTNYLDEEHIQWLVNYLKNYPHAFLLISHDTEFMSSVTSVIFHLEFSRLTRYTATYEKFIELAELSKQQHLDAYERQEDMIKKTETFIAKNKARASTTGRAKSRQKQLDRMDRIDKPEVAAKPQFAFKETRSPSRYVVEAEALSIGYDKALLPPLTFMIERGEKIALVGMNGVGKSTLLKTMLGKIKPLDGDVLRGEYLTPSYFEQEVKAPTHTPLDEIWSAYPSMDQGQVRGALARTGLKNEHISRPMTQLSGGEQAKVRLCKLMMEESNWLIFDEPTNHLDIDAKAELKRAMQAYKGTIVLVSHEPEFYEGLATKVWDVEEWISAGKPEEV, encoded by the coding sequence ATGAGTTTATTAACAGTAGAAAATTTAAGCCATACTTTCGGTGATCGTACTCTTTTTAACGATGTATCATTCCGTTTGGTCGAAGGCGAACATGTGGGATTAGTCGGAGCCAATGGCGTTGGTAAATCGACAATGATGAACATTTTAACGGGCAAAATCATTCATGACGACGGACGCGTTGAATGGCAGCCACGGACACATTATGGTTATTTAGATCAACATACGCAATTGCAACCAGGACGTTCAATCCGTCAAACTCTTCAAGACGCGTTCTTACCTCTTTATAAAAAAGAAGAAGAACTGAACGATGTCGCAATGCAAATGGGCGATGCGGATCCTGAGCGATTAGAAGAATTGCTTGAGCAAATGGCTGAAGCGCAAGATGCTTTAGATGCTGGTGATTTTTACACACTTGATGGCAAAGTGGAAGAAATCGCTCGCGGTTTGGGTCTTGATGCAATTGGACTTGACCGCAATGTTGAAGCTCTTTCCGGCGGACAACGCACAAAGCTATTGCTTGCCAAACTGCTTCTTGAAAAACCAAAAGTTTTGCTTTTGGATGAGCCGACCAACTATCTCGACGAAGAGCATATTCAATGGCTTGTTAACTATTTAAAAAACTACCCACATGCCTTCCTATTGATTTCACATGATACGGAATTTATGAGCAGTGTTACGAGCGTCATTTTCCACTTGGAATTTTCACGTTTAACTCGCTACACAGCAACTTATGAGAAATTTATTGAACTTGCAGAACTAAGCAAGCAACAGCATTTGGATGCTTATGAAAGACAAGAAGACATGATCAAAAAAACTGAGACCTTTATTGCGAAAAACAAAGCTCGTGCTTCTACAACGGGTCGTGCTAAATCTCGCCAGAAACAGCTGGATCGTATGGACCGCATTGATAAGCCTGAAGTTGCAGCAAAACCGCAATTTGCTTTTAAAGAAACACGTAGCCCGAGTCGTTATGTTGTGGAAGCGGAAGCTCTATCGATTGGCTATGACAAAGCACTTCTTCCACCATTAACGTTTATGATCGAACGTGGGGAAAAAATTGCGCTTGTCGGCATGAATGGTGTCGGTAAATCGACGTTACTCAAAACAATGCTCGGCAAAATCAAACCGCTTGATGGTGATGTTCTGCGCGGAGAATATTTGACGCCAAGTTATTTCGAACAGGAAGTCAAAGCGCCAACTCATACGCCGCTGGACGAAATCTGGTCAGCTTACCCAAGTATGGACCAGGGCCAAGTACGTGGCGCACTTGCTCGTACAGGTTTGAAAAACGAGCATATCTCACGTCCAATGACGCAGTTGAGCGGTGGCGAACAAGCTAAAGTTCGACTGTGCAAGTTGATGATGGAAGAAAGCAATTGGCTCATTTTCGATGAGCCTACGAATCACTTGGACATCGATGCAAAAGCTGAATTAAAACGTGCGATGCAAGCATATAAAGGCACAATTGTTTTGGTCAGCCACGAGCCTGAATTTTACGAAGGACTGGCAACAAAAGTCTGGGATGTTGAAGAATGGATTTCTGCGGGTAAACCGGAAGAAGTTTAA
- a CDS encoding RNA polymerase sigma factor, with protein METLYTEYNRYIYHLCLKLTRNKAEAEDLMQEVWLKVVRYESSIAEVDHVKAWLTTICMNTFRDRYRKNVRRSKHLIQQPEGLDVSLLDLIASDSEGVAELLEKQDVSVMIRHKISELDSIYRTTILYFYVHQYSLIEIADVMKVSIGTVKSRLFRGKQRLKDMLMDDARTREYVVAI; from the coding sequence ATGGAAACGTTATATACAGAATACAATCGATACATCTACCATTTATGCTTAAAACTAACACGCAATAAAGCAGAAGCGGAAGATTTAATGCAAGAAGTTTGGCTAAAAGTTGTACGCTACGAATCCTCTATTGCTGAGGTGGACCATGTCAAAGCATGGCTGACAACCATCTGTATGAATACGTTCCGTGATCGTTACCGCAAAAATGTAAGACGCAGCAAGCACTTGATACAACAGCCAGAAGGCTTGGACGTTTCTTTGCTTGATCTAATCGCTTCGGATTCAGAAGGTGTAGCTGAATTGTTGGAAAAACAAGATGTTTCCGTTATGATTCGACATAAAATTTCAGAGCTAGATTCGATTTACCGTACGACAATTTTGTATTTTTATGTTCACCAATACTCGTTGATTGAAATTGCCGATGTCATGAAAGTGTCAATCGGTACGGTGAAATCTCGTTTGTTCCGCGGCAAACAACGCTTAAAAGACATGTTGATGGATGATGCTCGGACACGCGAGTACGTCGTAGCCATTTAA